One stretch of Comamonas testosteroni DNA includes these proteins:
- a CDS encoding conjugal transfer protein TraG N-terminal domain-containing protein has product MQLDSYLELFTTLYGWAFANLLGEILTGTGLAALPFALIAFSAWHSAKEEGAGFNGVLALIESIQTKLITALLVMALCFATTPLTSLHNINLSYKPERAADGSEPQVVSTQGGTNSGYDRAMADAVNGSFARSGNLSYVPLWWYSVMGLSSGINGAFRAGMTSSERDLRVVADLARMATIEDPALLHDVQRFYSECFVPARSQYFSMHKNQISANGRGILAEGSIYGPTDVDWVGSQFFRTEPGFYDVMRSYNPVPGWSIDFNRDSEYMQGGGSDQGFMNPDWGRPTCKQWWEADAATGGVRERLTSNTSTWRSLLQVAQNTITFSSTDEAKDAMAKLAFEKANPTFVSPDKMLGDDYGKGTNAWRTVTGGISTIGVGKQAFESSLGMVPLLNMLPMLQALVLMALYMFLPLIVVISCYDLKVMVVGGLAIFTVKFWAVMWYVARWVDAHLIDAMYPGLTGSALMQEITQSVSSGQPQLYKRMILNTLLAMMFIALPLIWSSMMAWAGYRLGLENSSINKADNLSNKAGKGSSVRLKR; this is encoded by the coding sequence ATGCAGCTCGATAGCTATCTTGAACTTTTTACGACGCTCTACGGCTGGGCATTCGCCAACCTTCTCGGCGAAATTTTGACCGGAACCGGCCTGGCCGCCCTGCCCTTCGCGCTCATCGCGTTTAGCGCGTGGCATAGCGCTAAAGAAGAAGGCGCAGGGTTTAACGGCGTGCTGGCTCTCATCGAGTCCATACAGACCAAGCTGATTACAGCATTGCTGGTTATGGCCCTGTGCTTCGCCACCACGCCTCTCACCTCGCTGCACAACATCAATCTCAGCTACAAGCCAGAGCGAGCTGCAGATGGTTCTGAGCCTCAGGTCGTGTCGACACAGGGTGGGACGAACTCGGGCTACGACCGAGCGATGGCCGACGCGGTGAATGGGTCTTTTGCCCGATCTGGAAACCTGTCCTATGTCCCCTTGTGGTGGTACAGCGTCATGGGGCTGTCCTCTGGCATCAATGGCGCTTTTCGGGCGGGCATGACCAGCTCTGAACGCGATCTGCGCGTCGTAGCAGATCTGGCCAGGATGGCCACGATTGAAGATCCGGCTCTGTTGCACGATGTGCAGCGCTTCTACAGCGAGTGCTTTGTGCCTGCGCGCAGCCAGTATTTCTCGATGCACAAGAATCAGATCTCAGCAAACGGCCGAGGCATTCTCGCAGAGGGGAGCATCTATGGCCCCACGGATGTGGACTGGGTGGGCAGCCAGTTTTTCCGAACAGAGCCCGGTTTCTATGACGTGATGCGCTCATATAACCCGGTGCCTGGCTGGAGCATCGACTTCAATCGCGACAGCGAATACATGCAAGGTGGCGGTTCGGATCAGGGCTTTATGAACCCGGACTGGGGGCGCCCAACTTGCAAGCAATGGTGGGAAGCTGACGCTGCTACAGGAGGAGTGCGAGAGCGCCTCACCAGCAACACCTCGACATGGCGGAGTCTCTTGCAAGTCGCCCAAAACACTATCACGTTTAGTTCGACAGATGAGGCCAAGGATGCCATGGCAAAGCTAGCCTTTGAGAAGGCCAACCCGACATTTGTTAGTCCTGACAAGATGCTGGGCGACGACTATGGCAAGGGCACGAACGCGTGGCGTACTGTCACAGGGGGGATTAGTACCATCGGAGTAGGTAAACAGGCATTTGAATCCTCACTCGGCATGGTCCCATTGTTGAATATGCTTCCCATGCTCCAAGCACTTGTACTGATGGCGTTGTATATGTTCCTGCCATTGATCGTAGTGATTAGTTGCTACGATTTGAAAGTGATGGTGGTTGGTGGATTAGCAATATTCACAGTTAAGTTTTGGGCCGTCATGTGGTATGTGGCCCGATGGGTTGACGCCCATTTAATCGATGCGATGTACCCAGGTTTGACCGGATCTGCATTGATGCAAGAGATTACGCAAAGCGTGAGCTCCGGTCAGCCGCAACTATACAAGCGCATGATTCTTAACACTTTATTGGCAATGATGTTCATTGCACTTCCACTCATCTGGAGTTCCATGATGGCGTGGGCGGGCTATCGACTTGGGCTTGAAAACTCCAGCATTAACAAAGCAGACAACCTCTCTAACAAAGCTGGTAAGGGGTCTAGCGTTCGATTAAAACGTTGA
- the cadR gene encoding Cd(II)/Pb(II)-responsive transcriptional regulator yields the protein MKIGELASATGVQIPTIRFYEQEGLLPPAARTAGNYRRYDESHVQRLAFVRNCRSLDIGLDDIRSLLQLKDRQREPCGEVNELLDKHILQLVKRIEELKALEGQLIALRAQCCSGQVVELCGILDGLSSALQSPVPTML from the coding sequence GTGAAGATCGGTGAATTGGCCAGCGCGACAGGGGTGCAGATCCCAACAATTCGTTTCTACGAGCAGGAGGGATTGCTGCCACCTGCAGCGCGCACGGCAGGCAACTACAGGCGATATGACGAATCGCACGTCCAGCGACTAGCGTTTGTGCGAAATTGCCGCTCGTTGGATATTGGGCTGGACGATATCCGGTCTTTACTTCAATTGAAAGATAGGCAGCGTGAACCTTGCGGCGAGGTCAATGAGCTTCTGGACAAACATATCCTGCAGTTAGTCAAACGCATTGAGGAGCTGAAGGCTCTCGAGGGACAGTTGATCGCTCTTAGAGCGCAATGCTGTTCCGGGCAGGTCGTCGAGCTGTGTGGAATACTTGATGGCCTGTCGTCGGCGTTGCAAAGTCCGGTGCCAACGATGTTATGA
- a CDS encoding heavy metal translocating P-type ATPase, whose protein sequence is MNNAMTQATCGSTCGCATGITKATVAPLVTGFFIGNMDCPSEEAQIRKRLAQIDGIQDVVFDLPAHYVEVVHEPAGQNAILRALHDIGMQAVVQPRSSQLVYLIQQMDCPSEERQLRATLEPLEGVQKLDFDLKAHTLTVSHTLTDTTPIAQAIVNLGMQPVEKTAGSMPIAVEALPPRMVASSIRTPVPGNGTRFLIPNMDCPTEEATIRKRLGAINGIERLDFNLMGRRLDVLHHLPDPAPILKALNDVGMKASIERSGDTAPQGQAIYLIEKMDCPTEEGLLRKALEGMPGVKALNFNLMGRTLTVSHDLADLAPVTTAIERLGMAPVLQSTSDPEPSAPRDFGTSISRGQWIRMAVSGVLALGAEAMVFAGASEASWPIILACLVAISLGGVETLKKGWIALKTRSLNMNLLMTVAVIGAALIGQWPEAAVVIWLFGIAEMIEALSLDRARNAIRKLMDLAPENALVRQPDGQWHEVKADSVPLGSIVRVRPGERIALDGEVVAGQSSVNQAPITGESMPVEKTAGATVFAGTINERGTLEFRVTSRKGETTLDRIARSVQEAQGQRAPTQRFVDKFASIYTPAVFAVALAVAVIPPFAFGQPWFEWVYKALVMLVIACPCALVISTPVTVVSGLAAAARRGILVKGGLYLEQGRHLKSVALDKTGTLTHGRPSLTDVVPLRGQPREEVLRIAASIDALSEHPVASAIVASYNQPHAQVGKFEAIPGRGVKGNVDGDVYYVGNHRLIKELGLSTLEIETQLDALENEAKTVVLLATDQQVLALLAVADTVRDTSRQAIAELKSLGIEPVMLTGDNSKTAQAVAAQVGITDAKGELLPQDKLLAIEGLLARGPVGMVGDGVNDAPALAKSSIGFAMGAAGTDTAIETADVALMQDNLRKLPEFIRLSQRVAGILTANIVFALGTKAVFMALAFTGHASLWLAILADMGASLAVVFNGMRLLRSSEEIKPHGH, encoded by the coding sequence ATGAACAATGCAATGACGCAAGCAACTTGCGGCTCAACATGTGGGTGCGCTACAGGAATCACGAAAGCGACAGTTGCGCCGCTCGTGACGGGTTTTTTCATAGGCAATATGGACTGCCCTAGTGAGGAAGCCCAGATCCGCAAGCGGCTAGCGCAAATTGATGGCATCCAAGATGTAGTTTTTGACTTGCCCGCTCATTACGTGGAAGTAGTGCATGAGCCTGCCGGCCAAAATGCAATCCTGCGTGCACTTCACGACATTGGCATGCAGGCGGTCGTGCAGCCCAGGTCTTCGCAGCTTGTCTATCTCATCCAGCAAATGGATTGCCCCAGCGAAGAACGCCAGTTGCGCGCAACGCTGGAGCCTTTGGAAGGGGTACAGAAGTTGGACTTCGACCTGAAGGCCCACACGTTGACGGTATCCCATACGCTCACCGATACCACTCCGATTGCCCAGGCCATCGTGAATCTGGGTATGCAGCCGGTAGAAAAGACGGCGGGTAGCATGCCAATCGCTGTCGAAGCCCTCCCCCCTCGCATGGTGGCGTCTTCAATCCGGACACCAGTGCCAGGCAACGGTACACGCTTCCTTATTCCGAATATGGATTGCCCCACCGAAGAGGCAACAATCCGTAAGCGCCTGGGTGCAATCAACGGTATTGAGCGACTGGATTTCAACCTGATGGGGCGACGGCTGGATGTGCTGCATCATTTGCCGGACCCTGCGCCGATCCTCAAGGCGCTGAACGATGTCGGCATGAAGGCCAGCATCGAGCGCAGCGGCGACACCGCGCCGCAGGGCCAAGCCATCTACCTCATCGAAAAAATGGACTGTCCAACCGAGGAGGGGCTGTTGCGCAAGGCGCTCGAAGGTATGCCAGGGGTGAAAGCACTGAATTTCAATCTTATGGGTCGTACGCTTACCGTGAGCCACGATCTTGCCGATCTGGCTCCGGTGACGACCGCGATTGAGCGACTCGGCATGGCTCCAGTGCTCCAAAGCACCTCTGACCCAGAGCCATCTGCGCCCCGTGATTTCGGCACCAGCATCTCGCGCGGGCAATGGATTCGGATGGCGGTCTCCGGCGTACTAGCGCTCGGCGCAGAGGCCATGGTCTTTGCGGGGGCATCCGAGGCCTCCTGGCCCATCATTCTTGCGTGCCTCGTGGCCATCAGCTTGGGTGGGGTCGAGACCCTCAAAAAGGGCTGGATTGCGCTGAAGACGCGCTCGCTGAACATGAACCTGTTGATGACGGTCGCCGTCATCGGTGCGGCCCTGATTGGGCAGTGGCCTGAGGCAGCGGTGGTGATCTGGCTCTTCGGTATCGCTGAGATGATTGAGGCCTTGAGCCTGGATCGGGCCCGCAATGCCATCCGCAAGCTGATGGATCTGGCGCCGGAGAACGCATTGGTACGCCAGCCGGACGGGCAATGGCATGAAGTCAAGGCGGATTCCGTGCCACTCGGCAGCATTGTACGGGTGCGTCCGGGCGAACGCATCGCATTGGATGGTGAAGTCGTCGCGGGCCAATCATCGGTAAACCAGGCGCCGATCACCGGTGAGAGCATGCCCGTGGAGAAAACCGCCGGTGCCACGGTATTCGCCGGTACCATCAACGAGCGCGGCACGCTGGAGTTCCGCGTTACCTCTCGAAAGGGTGAAACCACTCTCGACCGTATTGCACGATCGGTGCAGGAAGCGCAGGGGCAACGCGCACCCACGCAGCGCTTCGTGGACAAGTTCGCCAGCATCTATACACCGGCGGTCTTCGCGGTTGCTCTCGCCGTTGCGGTCATTCCTCCGTTCGCTTTCGGGCAGCCCTGGTTCGAATGGGTCTACAAAGCGCTGGTGATGCTGGTCATTGCCTGCCCCTGCGCATTGGTGATCTCCACGCCGGTTACCGTGGTCAGCGGCCTGGCAGCGGCCGCACGCCGGGGCATTCTTGTCAAGGGCGGTCTTTACCTCGAACAAGGGCGACACCTGAAATCGGTGGCTTTGGACAAGACGGGGACCCTGACCCATGGTCGCCCTTCTCTGACCGATGTCGTACCGTTGCGTGGCCAGCCGAGGGAAGAAGTTCTGCGGATTGCTGCGAGCATCGATGCGCTGTCGGAGCATCCTGTGGCCTCTGCCATCGTGGCCAGCTACAACCAACCGCATGCTCAGGTGGGCAAGTTCGAAGCGATCCCTGGACGAGGCGTCAAAGGCAACGTCGATGGAGATGTCTATTACGTCGGCAACCACCGGCTGATCAAAGAGCTGGGACTTTCAACACTCGAGATCGAGACTCAGCTCGATGCGTTGGAGAACGAGGCCAAGACCGTTGTGCTCCTCGCAACTGACCAGCAAGTACTCGCCCTGCTGGCCGTGGCCGACACGGTGCGCGACACCAGCCGGCAAGCAATCGCCGAACTCAAGTCGCTGGGGATCGAGCCAGTCATGTTGACTGGCGATAATTCGAAAACCGCGCAAGCTGTGGCTGCGCAGGTGGGCATCACCGACGCCAAGGGCGAACTACTTCCGCAGGACAAACTGTTGGCAATCGAAGGGCTACTCGCACGCGGGCCAGTTGGTATGGTTGGGGATGGCGTTAACGATGCGCCAGCGTTGGCCAAGTCGAGCATAGGCTTTGCGATGGGCGCTGCTGGTACCGATACAGCGATCGAAACGGCTGACGTCGCCTTGATGCAAGACAACCTCCGCAAGCTTCCTGAGTTCATCCGGCTATCGCAACGCGTTGCAGGCATCTTGACGGCCAATATCGTGTTTGCGCTTGGGACAAAGGCGGTGTTCATGGCCTTGGCTTTTACTGGACATGCAAGTCTGTGGCTGGCGATTCTGGCCGACATGGGGGCTAGCCTGGCCGTCGTTTTCAATGGGATGCGCTTGCTGCGGTCGTCTGAGGAAATCAAGCCCCATGGCCATTAA
- the lspA gene encoding signal peptidase II — protein sequence MAIKRTNLWVYLLAVTVLTADIATKAAIVAWIPLYGSHEITPWFNIGHWLNPGAAFSFLAQAGGWQRSFLVALGIAASAFLTWLIAREKTATPEAVGYAAILGGALGNVIDRVRHGAVVDWLDFHWGDWHWPAFNAADIGITLGAGFLLIAAFRGHERNGADSHTPAR from the coding sequence ATGGCCATTAAGAGGACTAATTTGTGGGTATACCTGCTGGCCGTGACTGTGCTTACCGCCGACATAGCGACCAAGGCGGCCATCGTCGCGTGGATTCCTTTGTATGGCTCCCATGAAATCACACCATGGTTCAACATCGGGCATTGGCTGAATCCAGGTGCGGCCTTCAGCTTCTTGGCGCAGGCGGGTGGATGGCAACGCAGCTTTTTAGTTGCTCTTGGCATCGCTGCTTCTGCCTTTCTCACCTGGCTTATTGCCCGCGAGAAGACTGCAACACCTGAGGCTGTGGGCTATGCGGCAATTCTCGGAGGCGCGCTCGGCAATGTTATTGATCGCGTGCGGCACGGGGCCGTGGTGGACTGGCTCGATTTCCATTGGGGTGATTGGCACTGGCCGGCGTTCAATGCAGCCGACATTGGCATCACCCTGGGAGCGGGGTTTCTGCTGATCGCTGCTTTTCGCGGCCATGAACGAAACGGCGCAGATTCCCATACGCCAGCAAGATGA
- a CDS encoding undecaprenyl-diphosphate phosphatase yields MHAELVLKTLMMGVVEGITEFLPVSSTGHLILAGNALSFLAKEKRDVFEVFIQFGAMLAVIWEYRARLANVVVSARADQGARRFLVNLAIAFMPAAVLGLLIGSHVQRLLFSPGPVAVALVIGGIAILWAERRPVHVKAERAEEISRIDALKIGFVQCLALWPGTSRSGATIIGGLWFGASRQAATEFSFFLGIPVLGAASGYNLFKHWNALSSDDIGVFVMGLLASFVFALLAIRLLMRYLTGHGFGVFAWYRIALGTLILAVLVT; encoded by the coding sequence ATGCACGCTGAACTTGTTCTCAAGACGCTAATGATGGGCGTCGTCGAAGGCATCACGGAATTCTTGCCAGTCTCCTCGACAGGGCACTTGATCCTGGCGGGCAATGCGCTCTCATTCCTTGCGAAAGAGAAACGCGACGTCTTTGAAGTGTTCATCCAGTTCGGCGCGATGCTCGCGGTCATCTGGGAATATAGGGCTCGTCTGGCAAACGTTGTTGTCTCAGCGCGTGCCGATCAGGGCGCTCGCCGGTTCTTAGTGAACCTCGCCATTGCATTCATGCCTGCGGCAGTGCTCGGATTGCTGATTGGATCTCATGTGCAGAGGCTGCTATTTAGCCCAGGGCCAGTGGCCGTCGCACTCGTAATCGGTGGTATCGCGATTCTGTGGGCCGAGCGGCGGCCCGTGCATGTAAAGGCCGAGCGTGCCGAAGAGATCAGCCGAATCGACGCATTGAAGATTGGTTTCGTGCAGTGCCTTGCACTTTGGCCGGGTACTTCTCGCTCAGGCGCGACGATTATCGGCGGGCTATGGTTCGGGGCTTCACGCCAGGCGGCGACGGAGTTTTCGTTTTTCCTTGGCATTCCAGTCTTGGGGGCCGCCTCCGGATACAACCTCTTTAAGCACTGGAACGCATTGTCGAGCGACGACATCGGCGTTTTTGTAATGGGTCTCCTTGCCTCTTTCGTATTTGCGCTGCTTGCCATACGCCTTCTGATGCGCTATCTGACCGGACATGGATTTGGAGTTTTCGCGTGGTATCGCATTGCACTGGGAACACTAATCTTGGCAGTGCTCGTCACGTAA
- a CDS encoding cytochrome c/FTR1 family iron permease translates to MKMLSLYARRFLAIAALFVLWSASPAWAADPAASDQAKQTWQLLDYLAVDYGGAVSNGQIQSASEYEEMKEFAATAVLQLAALPSTAVLPELQRQAKVLVDLIAAKADAKAVADSANSLAAALVKAYPFPLSPTQPPDLARAKVLFEAKCASCHGATGAGDGPLSTKLDPPPIAFTDHDRARSRSVLALYQVISQGVTGTSMQGFGTLADEDRWALAFFTGTLSHDDAMRARGEQSWVRDTAAKTVFPDLAAAATLTEAALSELIAPDAARDLTAYVRSHPEVTAVASGSGGLTLARSLLQKSLAAARAGDRASATRLGLSAYLDGFEPLEPALRARNQALLTEVENAMLAYRGALAGGRLEQADATAQKLDDLFAQVDAELGANKADPLTTFVASLTILLREGVEALLIVVGMLAFLKKAERRDVLGYVHGGWVAALACGGLTWAVATYFMSISGASREVTEGVSSLFAAVVLLSVGLWMHQKSAAGKWQAYLKDKLSAAMTRRSAWALFALSFIAVYREVFETVLFYSALTSDGNNSALLGGLVCGVAILAVIAWLMLRSSARMPIGKFFSLSSILVAVLAVVLAGKGVAGLQEAGWLSASPIHWPRIEVLGIYPSAETAIAQALVLAIALAGFAMNAVKARNPRIV, encoded by the coding sequence ATGAAAATGCTTTCTCTTTACGCCAGAAGATTCCTGGCAATAGCCGCATTGTTTGTGCTCTGGTCTGCTTCTCCCGCCTGGGCTGCCGACCCTGCTGCCAGCGATCAGGCTAAGCAGACTTGGCAGTTGCTGGACTACCTGGCGGTTGACTACGGTGGCGCAGTAAGCAACGGCCAGATTCAAAGTGCGAGTGAATACGAAGAAATGAAGGAATTCGCGGCAACCGCTGTGCTGCAGCTAGCCGCATTGCCGAGCACTGCGGTGCTGCCCGAGTTGCAGCGGCAGGCCAAAGTGCTAGTAGACCTCATTGCCGCAAAGGCGGATGCCAAAGCAGTGGCCGACAGCGCCAATTCGCTGGCAGCGGCGTTGGTCAAAGCCTATCCGTTTCCGCTATCTCCGACTCAGCCACCGGATCTCGCACGCGCTAAGGTGCTGTTTGAAGCCAAGTGCGCGTCATGCCACGGGGCAACTGGTGCTGGCGACGGCCCACTCAGCACCAAGCTAGACCCGCCCCCGATCGCCTTCACCGATCATGATCGTGCCCGTTCGCGAAGTGTGCTCGCGCTGTACCAGGTCATTTCTCAAGGCGTGACCGGCACATCGATGCAGGGCTTCGGCACGCTCGCTGACGAGGATCGTTGGGCGCTGGCCTTCTTCACAGGAACACTGTCGCATGACGATGCCATGCGTGCTCGCGGCGAACAATCCTGGGTTCGAGACACCGCCGCCAAGACTGTCTTTCCCGATCTAGCTGCTGCAGCGACCTTGACCGAAGCCGCTTTATCCGAACTGATAGCACCAGACGCAGCTCGCGACCTCACCGCATATGTTCGTAGCCACCCAGAAGTCACCGCTGTTGCGAGCGGCTCTGGCGGACTAACCCTGGCCCGCTCACTCCTTCAGAAGAGCCTTGCCGCGGCGCGCGCGGGCGACCGGGCCAGCGCAACACGACTGGGCCTGTCGGCTTACTTGGATGGTTTTGAGCCGCTTGAGCCTGCATTGCGCGCACGCAACCAGGCACTTCTCACAGAAGTCGAAAACGCCATGCTGGCCTATCGCGGTGCGCTCGCCGGTGGGCGGTTGGAACAAGCCGATGCCACAGCACAGAAGCTGGACGATCTGTTTGCCCAGGTGGACGCCGAACTCGGCGCTAATAAGGCAGATCCATTAACCACCTTCGTTGCCTCCCTCACGATCCTGCTACGTGAAGGTGTTGAAGCGCTGTTGATCGTCGTGGGAATGCTGGCTTTCCTGAAGAAGGCAGAGCGACGCGATGTGCTGGGCTATGTGCATGGTGGTTGGGTGGCCGCACTGGCTTGCGGTGGTCTGACCTGGGCGGTGGCCACCTACTTCATGAGCATCAGCGGCGCAAGCCGTGAGGTAACCGAGGGGGTTTCATCACTGTTCGCGGCCGTTGTGCTGCTGAGCGTAGGGCTCTGGATGCACCAGAAAAGCGCAGCGGGCAAGTGGCAGGCCTACCTAAAGGACAAACTTTCGGCAGCCATGACGCGGCGTTCAGCGTGGGCATTGTTCGCCTTGTCGTTCATCGCCGTCTACCGCGAGGTGTTTGAGACCGTGTTGTTTTACTCTGCACTGACCAGTGACGGCAACAACAGTGCCTTGCTAGGCGGATTGGTATGCGGAGTGGCCATCCTGGCCGTCATTGCATGGCTTATGCTGCGGAGCAGTGCGCGCATGCCGATTGGTAAGTTCTTCAGCCTCAGTTCGATCCTGGTTGCGGTGCTCGCGGTAGTGCTCGCTGGCAAGGGGGTTGCTGGCCTCCAGGAGGCTGGCTGGTTGAGCGCGAGCCCGATCCATTGGCCGCGCATTGAAGTGCTTGGCATCTATCCGTCAGCGGAAACCGCGATTGCGCAAGCTTTGGTGCTTGCCATTGCCTTAGCGGGCTTTGCCATGAACGCCGTGAAGGCTCGGAACCCCCGAATCGTTTGA
- a CDS encoding phosphoethanolamine transferase, whose amino-acid sequence MKTLNKISEFLRSSGMQSTRMIIGVSIWIAIFSNYYLWLKISKLGEESNISLIISFVFILIGVNIFSISVLGWGWLLRPIASIFVVGAASGAYFMQAYGIVIDSNMITNVLQTDFNEASDLINLQMIFVILLLSLPPLWFIWRRNFSKSTFGKLILQRLMLALLGISIAVVSLIVSFQAFSSTMRNHKEIRYLINPYNGLYAVFKKIDDSQKRKSKDLVKIGEGAYIEGTIDPIVFLVVGETARSDHLGLNGYLRDTTPLLSSRKDILSFKNAWACGTSTAESLPCMFSHLSREEFFDRSENYENLLDVLKRAGLDVLWVDNQSGCKGVCARIPASNQEIIEGNINCRDDGCFDAAVLNNLQKKIEDLPKPGKAKGTVILVHQMGSHGPAYYKRSSSDRKAYFPECDSSALQTCSRDQVVNAYDNSIRETDYFISNAIDWIKETYPDRPTAMMYVSDHGESLGENNIYLHGLPYSLAPDAQKRIPWIAWFSESFKREKFDENGCAALLDVDAKISHDNYFHSVLGMMNVKSEIYNPDLDIFKKCRKY is encoded by the coding sequence ATGAAGACTTTAAATAAAATAAGTGAATTCCTGCGCTCTAGTGGCATGCAATCAACACGCATGATCATTGGAGTTAGTATATGGATTGCTATTTTTTCTAATTATTATCTTTGGCTGAAGATATCTAAACTAGGTGAAGAATCGAATATAAGTTTAATAATATCTTTTGTTTTTATATTGATTGGTGTGAATATTTTTTCGATTTCTGTTTTGGGATGGGGGTGGCTTTTAAGGCCAATTGCCAGCATCTTTGTAGTCGGTGCGGCTTCAGGTGCCTATTTCATGCAAGCATACGGGATTGTTATTGATTCCAATATGATAACTAATGTGCTTCAAACAGACTTCAATGAAGCCTCGGATCTGATTAACTTGCAGATGATTTTCGTGATCTTGCTGCTGTCGTTGCCTCCATTGTGGTTTATATGGCGCAGAAATTTCTCAAAATCTACTTTTGGCAAACTGATATTGCAACGTTTGATGCTTGCTCTCCTGGGGATTTCAATAGCAGTGGTAAGCCTAATTGTTTCTTTTCAGGCGTTCTCCTCAACCATGAGGAACCATAAGGAGATTCGCTATTTGATTAATCCATACAACGGACTATATGCGGTTTTCAAGAAAATTGACGATTCCCAGAAGAGGAAATCTAAAGATTTGGTAAAAATAGGAGAAGGAGCATACATTGAAGGGACTATAGACCCTATAGTATTTCTTGTAGTCGGAGAAACCGCTCGTTCAGATCATTTGGGGTTGAATGGCTATTTAAGAGATACCACACCTTTGCTATCAAGTCGAAAAGACATTTTGTCATTTAAAAATGCCTGGGCTTGTGGAACGAGCACCGCAGAGTCATTGCCGTGCATGTTTTCTCATTTATCAAGAGAGGAATTTTTTGATCGAAGCGAAAATTACGAAAATTTATTAGATGTTCTAAAAAGGGCAGGATTGGATGTCCTTTGGGTTGACAATCAATCAGGGTGTAAGGGGGTATGTGCGAGAATACCTGCTAGTAATCAAGAGATTATCGAAGGTAATATCAATTGCAGAGATGATGGCTGTTTTGATGCAGCAGTGTTGAACAATCTCCAAAAGAAAATTGAAGACTTGCCAAAACCTGGCAAAGCTAAAGGAACCGTTATTCTAGTTCACCAAATGGGAAGCCATGGTCCAGCCTATTACAAGCGCTCTTCATCAGATAGAAAAGCCTACTTCCCAGAGTGTGACTCTTCAGCTCTGCAAACCTGCAGTCGAGACCAAGTAGTTAATGCATATGACAATAGCATAAGAGAGACTGATTATTTCATTTCGAATGCAATTGATTGGATTAAGGAAACATATCCAGATCGACCAACTGCAATGATGTATGTCTCAGATCATGGCGAGTCTTTAGGAGAAAATAATATATACCTCCATGGCCTACCTTATAGTTTGGCACCCGATGCTCAGAAACGGATTCCTTGGATCGCTTGGTTCTCTGAATCATTTAAGCGCGAGAAATTCGACGAAAATGGATGTGCTGCTCTATTAGACGTTGATGCCAAGATAAGTCATGATAATTATTTCCATTCGGTTTTGGGAATGATGAATGTAAAGTCTGAGATCTACAATCCTGATCTTGATATTTTTAAAAAATGCAGGAAGTATTGA
- a CDS encoding DUF4148 domain-containing protein: MAHRKIFASLTAAAAMATVMAMPGVAVADTYWHPTNNEAGVKVYPEHFKSSRTRDQVREEAANAVREGGDNRLRSGNYPAEAKGTEPEKTRQQVIDELIKETPSQRDARNQAIAG, from the coding sequence ATGGCTCACCGTAAAATTTTTGCATCTCTCACCGCCGCAGCCGCAATGGCAACCGTTATGGCAATGCCTGGCGTCGCAGTCGCAGATACGTACTGGCACCCCACAAATAATGAGGCTGGTGTAAAAGTATACCCCGAGCATTTCAAGAGCTCTCGAACCCGTGACCAAGTTCGTGAAGAAGCAGCGAATGCCGTACGAGAGGGCGGGGACAATCGACTGCGCAGCGGAAACTACCCAGCTGAGGCGAAAGGTACGGAGCCCGAAAAGACACGTCAGCAAGTTATCGACGAACTGATTAAAGAAACCCCTTCGCAGCGAGATGCTCGTAACCAAGCTATAGCTGGGTAA